TGCCGCCTCCGACGGTGGTGAGCATCGACCATCTGTCATTCAAAGGCCTTAAATGATTCAGGCTCAGGCCGAGGTTCATTATCTCGTCGATGACCAAAGGCTCCGTGAAACCTTTGTTATCAAGCCTTACATATGCTCCTCCCACACTGAGTGCCCACATGGTAGGGCGTTTGTTTTCATCGAGTTTCATCGACAGCGGAATATTGACACCGCCCTGATAAACAACCGCCGAACCTTTGCTGTTTCCCATTTTCCTGTCCGTATCGCCTTCTGTCATTCGATAATCCGATTCTCCGAAATATTCGGTTTTGAACATGATTTGGGCATTTAAGCCCGTGCAGGCAGCCATCATTAATTCTAAAAGCAATATTTTTTTCATCTTGGTATTTATGAATGAATAATAATAATAATCTGCCACAAAGTTATATGTCCGACCGCCATTTGCCAAAATCTCTTTGACGAATCACAGCTTTACCTTTGACGAATAATAATATATCTTTCATTTAATCCGTTAACTTTGCAGTATGAATATCGACTTGATAAAAAAAGACCGATACATTATTATCCCATTTTGGATATTGATGTTTTTTATTTTCTGGCTTCAGGTGATGCCGCAAACGGCGTCGGCACTCGAATCGGTGCTGTTTGCTGCACTTCTGATCATTACGATATGCCCTGTTGCCAACTACCTGAGCGGACCTTTGCTGCTGCGAGCCATGAAACAGAAAGAAGCAGGGCGGTTTGCCGGGCAGTTTGTCGCGTTATCGCTGGTTGTGGGACTTGTCTTCGTGAGCTGCATCGAACTGTTTTCCGGTTTGGAAAAGGCTGGAGTGTTTCTCGTGTCAGGCTGTTTCAACTTGTCAGCAACGCAACCTTACGCCTTTTTCGTACCTGTTTCGGCGGGTGTTATCATCAATATCGCCATTTGTGGACTGCGTTTCTTTTTGGAATATGTCAGGTCGCAGCAGCGGCTTGCCGAATATCGGTTGTGCACGCTCAGGCATCAAATGACGCCTCACTTCATGTTCAACGTGCTGAACGACATACACGTGCTGATGCAGACCGATGTGGAACTGGCGTCGGAACTGCTGATAAGGTATTCCGAGATATTGCGTTATCAGCTGTATAGCGGGGACAGGCAAAGCGTAACGCTCGGCGAGGACGTGCAATTCCTGAAAGATTTCATTGCCGTGGAGCAGTTGCGCCGGGACGACAGGCTCACGGTGTCGTGTTCGTGGGAGATTGAAAACGCACAGGTGGAAATCCCGGCATTGCTCTTCATTGCGTTTGTGGAAAATGCGTTCAAGCATGTTGCCGG
The nucleotide sequence above comes from Segatella oris. Encoded proteins:
- a CDS encoding sensor histidine kinase, whose translation is MNIDLIKKDRYIIIPFWILMFFIFWLQVMPQTASALESVLFAALLIITICPVANYLSGPLLLRAMKQKEAGRFAGQFVALSLVVGLVFVSCIELFSGLEKAGVFLVSGCFNLSATQPYAFFVPVSAGVIINIAICGLRFFLEYVRSQQRLAEYRLCTLRHQMTPHFMFNVLNDIHVLMQTDVELASELLIRYSEILRYQLYSGDRQSVTLGEDVQFLKDFIAVEQLRRDDRLTVSCSWEIENAQVEIPALLFIAFVENAFKHVAGADMEKGYIDICLRQAGSTIFLEVKNSKPALPARRTDTGGRGLKNIKERLDILCFGKYDLTIDETENCYHTKLVIDF